The proteins below are encoded in one region of Silene latifolia isolate original U9 population chromosome 2, ASM4854445v1, whole genome shotgun sequence:
- the LOC141643423 gene encoding 2-oxoglutarate-dependent dioxygenase DAO-like, whose product METQIPVIDLQEPYKLREVCSKWGCFRLINHGVDTKLMAEMKSAIKELFDRPLEIKQRNKEVVAGSGYMAPSEKNPLYEAFGLFDVSSPLSVSSFCSDLQASPHTREIIEKYGQAISKLANEIASKLATSMGLTDYSFEDWPLQFRINKYTFTQETLGSSGVQIHTDSGFLTILQDDENLGGLEVMDPSGIFTAVDPLPDTFLVNLGDIAVPWSNGELRNVQHRVQCKDVGIRLSIATFLSPSLEQTIEAHPSFLKPGHPPIYAPFTYEQLRAIRAAEKLHAGEALDRVRLSK is encoded by the exons ATGGAAACCCAGATACCAGTAATAGATTTACAAGAACCCTACAAATTAAGGGAAGTATGCAGTAAATGGGGTTGCTTCAGATTGATCAATCATGGAGTTGACACAAAATTAATGGCTGAGATGAAATCTGCAATTAAAGAACTGTTTGATCGTCCACTGGAGATTAAGCAGAGAAACAAAGAGGTTGTTGCAGGAAGTGGGTATATGGCTCCTAGTGAAAAGAATCCACTTTATGAAGCTTTTGGACTTTTTGATGTTTCTTCTCCTCTTTCTGTTTCTTCCTTTTGTTCTGATCTTCAAGCCTCTCCTCATACAAG GGAGATAATAGAGAAGTATGGTCAAGCAATATCCAAGTTGGCAAACGAGATTGCTTCAAAACTGGCTACAAGCATGGGTTTGACGGATTACAGTTTCGAAGATTGGCCCTTGCAGTTCAGGATAAACAAGTACACCTTTACTCAGGAAACTCTCGGCTCCTCGGGCGTCCAGATTCATACAGACTCCGGTTTCCTGACTATTCTTCAGGATGATGAAAATCTAGGTGGTCTTGAAGTCATGGATCCCTCTGGCATATTTACTGCTGTTGATCCCTTGCCTGATACCTTTTTAGTCAATCTCGGCGACATTGCTGTG CCATGGAGCAATGGAGAATTGCGTAATGTGCAACATCGGGTGCAATGCAAGGACGTCGGGATACGTTTGTCAATAGCGACATTTCTTTCCCCATCACTGGAGCAAACCATCGAAGCACATCCATCCTTTTTAAAACCTGGTCATCCTCCCATTTATGCTCCCTTCACATATGAACAGTTGAGGGCAATTCGAGCTGCGGAGAAGCTACATGCTGGTGAAGCCCTAGACCGGGTACGGTTGAGCAAGTAG